The sequence CTTTTCCTGTCCCACATTTTTGCAGACCGCCCTGATGATGGGAAAGGCCTCAAACCGGTCGTAATAATCCCGGACAAATTTAAGAATTTCCATCCGTTCCTTGCTCAGGGGACATTCATCAGATACCCCTTCCCTCTCCGCAAGGGCGCAGGCGATTTTTTCGTTCCAGGTAGAAGGATCCATCAGGAACCCGTCCGCATCCAATTTTAACTCTTCGTGGTCCAATGAACTCATGGGTGACC comes from uncultured Desulfobacter sp. and encodes:
- a CDS encoding TusE/DsrC/DsvC family sulfur relay protein codes for the protein MSSLDHEELKLDADGFLMDPSTWNEKIACALAEREGVSDECPLSKERMEILKFVRDYYDRFEAFPIIRAVCKNVGQEKSCQYHQFPDPITAWKIAGLPKPNPEVLAKIKH